Proteins encoded in a region of the Elaeis guineensis isolate ETL-2024a chromosome 7, EG11, whole genome shotgun sequence genome:
- the LOC105049223 gene encoding O-fucosyltransferase 23: MDFTNLQFPKLIHCHMKPIICRCFVLMIFILVLRTVLLYPFPGVHWFQQRGSFWISASTASNSQLDVRRDKFVEVPQIVWGLNNQKIAFARAILTARFLNRTLLMPSLSASLFYKEIDLLEPISFDKLFHLEKFNSLCYGFVHVGRYSDLLNQTKPFELQKGSGRKWTKERDLNQLKQCKEHSIDKFEVIRIVGKHPFLWHDHWPVKDYAKIFECLVLVDVIENEVMKVISRIREIGVKERSKVDIAKNELNSDGSVDQPAPYIAVHMRIEKDWMIHCKKREKKSNISQICSSKEEVMEMVAHITGLQRPIVVYLAVADSLLEDGSILSGWKDGLLPYEKKRLGVRDIYKKYPYLIQSAIDYEVCSRADVFVGNSFSTFSGLIVLSRTQKLIGMGITRACGIDVGLASYAYNILGESGGPKMWMTDMSASSLQSISYGTNNISCYSNSKARLL; encoded by the coding sequence ATGAAGCCAATTATATGCAGGTGCTTTGTGTTGATGATCTTCATTCTTGTATTGAGAACTGTTCTTCTTTATCCCTTCCCTGGTGTTCATTGGTTTCAACAGAGGGGCTCTTTCTGGATATCTGCCTCTACTGCTTCTAATTCACAATTAGATGTCAGAAGAGACAAATTCGTGGAGGTTCCTCAGATTGTTTGGGGTCTGAATAATCAGAAAATAGCATTTGCAAGAGCAATTTTGACCGCAAGATTTTTGAATCGAACTCTTCTAATGCCTAGCTTGAGTGCTTCTCTGTTTTACAAAGAAATTGACTTACTGGAACCAATTTCATTTGATAAGTTGTTCCATTTGGAGAAGTTCAATTCCCTCTGCTATGGGTTTGTCCATGTGGGCCGTTATTCTGATCTCTTGAATCAAACCAAGCCGTTTGAGCTCCAGAAGGGAAGTGGTAGGAAGTGGACTAAAGAGCGAGACCTGAATCAGCTAAAACAATGCAAGGAGCATTCAATTGACAAGTTTGAGGTAATTCGGATCGTTGGAAAGCATCCTTTCCTTTGGCATGATCATTGGCCTGTCAAGGACTATGCAAAGATTTTTGAGTGTCTGGTATTGGTTGATGTAATAGAAAACGAGGTGATGAAGGTTATATCCAGGATTAGAGAGATAGGTGTTAAGGAAAGAAGTAAAGTTGATATTGCTAAGAATGAATTAAACTCGGATGGATCAGTAGACCAACCTGCGCCTTATATAGCTGTCCACATGAGGATAGAGAAAGACTGGATGATCCATTGTAAGAAGCGGGAGAAGAAATCAAATATCAGTCAGATCTGTAGTAGTAAAGAAGAGGTTATGGAAATGGTAGCCCACATCACTGGCTTACAACGGCCAATTGTGGTTTATCTTGCAGTCGCTGATAGCCTCTTAGAAGATGGTTCTATATTGAGTGGTtggaaagatggtcttcttcctTATGAGAAAAAGAGATTGGGGGTCAGGGATATCTACAAGAAGTACCCTTACCTCATCCAGTCTGCAATTGACTATGAGGTTTGCTCAAGAGCTGATGTTTTTGTTGGCAATAGTTTCTCTACATTTTCTGGCCTCATAGTGCTATCAAGAACACAAAAGTTGATTGGCATGGGCATTACAAGGGCATGTGGAATTGATGTCGGGCTTGCATCATATGCTTACAATATATTGGGAGAATCCGGGGGCCCAAAGATGTGGATGACAGATATGTCTGCGTCAAGCCTTCAAAGCATCAGCTATGGGACGAACAATATCTCATGCTATAGCAACTCAAAAGCAAGGCTGTTATAA